The Panthera tigris isolate Pti1 chromosome F3, P.tigris_Pti1_mat1.1, whole genome shotgun sequence genome includes a window with the following:
- the CD5L gene encoding CD5 antigen-like has protein sequence MALLFSLILAICTGPGILGSLSRVRLVGGDHRCEGRVEVQQDDEWVTVCDDYWNMDAVAVLCRELDCGEAKKTMSGTVYGPVTPKDQKVFTHLFRCNGIEESLSQCKKEDAIRCSHTEDAGAVCEQSVRLADGPGRCQGRVEVKFRGEWSSVCQAGWSFAVAKVVCRQLGCGRATLTRRGCNKATQGQGAIWQRKASCSGQEVSLQYCLSEVWEHNCTHNEDVWVECEDPFGLKLVGGRSRCEGRLEVLHKGEWGSVCDDGWGQEADRVVCRQLGCGEPLSPPVKVRRRFGPGAGRIWLDDVNCSGKELSLEQCPHRSWGYHNCNHREDVAVVCEE, from the exons ATGGCGCTACTCTTCTCCCTAATCCTCG ccATTTGCACTGGACCTGGCATTTTAG GGTCTTTGTCCAGAGTGCGGCTAGTGGGAGGTGACCACCGCTGTGAAGGTCGTGTGGAGGTGCAGCAGGATGACGAGTGGGTCACCGTGTGTGATGACTACTGGAACATGGACGCTGTGGCCGTGCTGTGCCGGGAGCTGGACTGTGGAGAGGCCAAGAAGACCATGAGTGGCACTGTATATGGACCAGTGACACCAAAGGACCAAAAAGTCTTCACCCACTTGTTCAGATGCAATGGGATCGAAGAAAGCCTGTCTCAGTGTAAGAAGGAAGATGCTATCAGATGCTCCCATACTGAGGATGCGGGAGCCGTGTGCGAGC AGAGTGTGAGGCTGGCCGATGGCCCCGGGCGCTGCCAGGGCCGAGTGGAGGTGAAGTTCCGAGGGGAGTGGAGCTCTGTGTGCCAAGCAGGCTGGAGCTTTGCAGTCGCCAAGGTGGTGTGCCGGCAGCTGGGGTGTGGACGGGCCACCCTGACCCGGAGAGGCTGCAACAAAGCGACCCAGGGCCAAGGGGCCATCTGGCAGAGAAAGGCGTCATGCTCAGGACAAGAAGTGAGCCTTCAATATTGCCTTTCTGAAGTTTGGGAACACAACTGTACCCACAATGAGGACGTGTGGGTCGAATGTGAAG ATCCCTTTGGCTTGAAGCTGGTAGGAGGACGCAGCCGCTGTGAGGGGAGGCTGGAGGTGCTGCATAAGGGCGAGTGGGGCTCTGTCTGCGACGACGGCTGGGGACAGGAAGCAGACCGGGTGGTGTGCAGGCAGCTGGGCTGCGGGGAGCCCCTGTCTCCACCTGTCAAAGTCCGGAGAAGGTTCGGCCCCGGGGCCGGCCGCATCTGGCTGGACGACGTCAACTGCTCGGGGAAGGAGCTGTCCCTGGAGCAGTGCCCACACAGGTCCTGGGGCTACCACAACTGTAACCACAGAGAGGACGTGGCTGTGGTCTGTGAAG AATAG